The DNA segment AAGTTTGTTATCAACACaccttataaattataacttatatatagtcaccttgcaCTTTATTCTCTAGGTAGCAAGCTGCCATGCCTACTCCGTCTCATGAAATATGAAATGCTTAAAtcactattaattatataataaataataataatttacgtACCTATTTAcgagggcgtccgcaggggtgggTTGAGCTTCCCTTCTGTATAAAACGAGACAAGAAAAAACTAGGAATTGtgtttttaaccataaaaaaattatcggtTTGTAGGAAAAATAAGTGTacaaaactttctttaaaaaaaccgtCATTGGGTCAGTCAGTCCTGGAACAAAAATATGTACCTACCTACCTtgctttgtatttatttctacgGTTGATCAAATAAACGATCAGTAAAGATGGATAATTTAAAGAGTCAAGCTTGTTGTAAATCTTGGGGGAATAAATAAGGGCTGACCTTAACCCTTTACCgtctaaactaaaaaaaaaaaatcaaatttttataaacttatgtAGGCATTAGgatataatataagttaaaaagcattctaaaatatttttaataagaaaaacaagacTGTGAGATCCATTATGTCACATGGTATATTTATGTACCATGGCTTGGAAATTAATGTTATACAcgtgttatttaaaaaagagactTTGAAGTACATCCAGGCTGTAAAGAGTATGCCACCACAAATAGACCCCTCTTCctcttttcaataaaaaaaaataataatgatacattAAGAAGTAAATTAAAGAATGACCTTCGAAAAGGAGTCCTTCATACCATGAAAAAGGCGTTGAAGGTCgctattgtaaaattaaaaaaaactttatacttttataaaatgaatgcaTTGAACAATAAGGCTTCAGATTCTATTTCAAATCAATGTATTTCGCATCTTAAAATCATAAACAAAGGAATAGACAGggagggaaaaaatattgatagatatatataataaatatacggTTTTTATGAATACACAACGTTTGATTAAcacattgttatattattaatctatgcataaaaaattataacattttttttttgttttattattttttaaaagtattttttacacTCTGACACatgaaaagtactttttaatagaaatgattatattaatgGAACATTTCTTATCTTTCGAACAGAAAGGGGGCGGGGGGGAGggacaaaaaacaacacaccaAAGAAATATACGGAGAAAGAATGCATCAATCAATGTACAAGGATGATTATTACTAGTACTACAGTAGTCTGAACGAACAACCTCCTGTTCTTGTTGGGGACTTTTTAAGAAAGTAGACGATGAATGAATGGAATAACATGGAAAGGGGGGTCCATCATGCATCATTGTCCATAGACGGATTCGTCTGAATAGGCAATGTAGAGAAAGCTATCACTTTCCCGATGTTCCTGATAGAGGGATCCCATGGTGGCGGAAGTAGGTGGAATGACGTTGTTGACAAAGAAGAAAAGCGCATCTTCGGGCCGTAGGCTGATCCTTTTCCGAATAAGGAAGTAAAACTGTCCAACCGACAAATCCGAGGGcaccaaatatttctttttatccaAATTCCCAATACGAGCCTTGGGACTCTTCTCCACAATCACAGGAACACGGTCTGGATACTTTCGACGGATCTTCTCCCCTTCGGCACGGCGTTTCTCATAGGGATGATCCTCTTTGTAGGCCCACTTCATGTTGATGTTGTAATTCACAAAACTCTTCTGTCAAATGAATCTACGTTATGATATTGCAATGtctattgtatattattaaaatggattttttgaGAGTAGCGCGTAGCTAGCTTGAGCTGAGACGTAGTTTCTATCCAGCTCATTCTTTGTCTCTTGCTCTCTCTCTTTCTCGC comes from the Lepeophtheirus salmonis chromosome 4, UVic_Lsal_1.4, whole genome shotgun sequence genome and includes:
- the LOC121116374 gene encoding gamma-aminobutyric acid receptor-associated protein, whose amino-acid sequence is MKWAYKEDHPYEKRRAEGEKIRRKYPDRVPVIVEKSPKARIGNLDKKKYLVPSDLSVGQFYFLIRKRISLRPEDALFFFVNNVIPPTSATMGSLYQEHRESDSFLYIAYSDESVYGQ